AGAATTGCAAATACTAATTGCCCAATTTTAAGACGCAatagaaattatttaaatttccttTGTCTGCGGAACACTTACCACCTGACTATATCGTATATTATTGGCAAAATTTCAATCTCAAGCTGATCCACTGTCAACTGTCCGCTGACACTGCCGCTACCGCTTCCACTGCCACCGCCGCTTCCACCACCAATACCGTTCGATGTTTGCGTCTCCTGTGAGATCGCCGGCTCAAAGGGTGAATTGGAGGTCTGAACCAATCCGTCGGCAGTTAATATAGGTTTCCTGTCCTCGATTAGGCTTTGGTTAACCGGTGATAGTTCCATTTAAATGCCCCAAAATCAACAATTTCACAAACAAATTGTATTTGCCGCTGATGTCTGGCAACCCTGAATTGCAATCAGTGCGTTGTCTATCGATATCCGGCGATACACCAAAACAATCGATTACAGTTGGGTAACAATTTTGCAGAGAGTGTTATCGTTGTGCTCGGCGCGCCAATTTCGAAATTGAAACCGCAAAGCTGGTGTTAAGTGTGTTAATTGTTCGTTTGGTGATTTATAAACAGGCGCTCACAAAATTAGCAAATCAATTTGCACTTGCAAAACTTTATTGAATCGATTGACAGGGAATAGACATATGTATCCTCCATTTacgacttttttttttatttttggttcaTTTGATCAATGGTCATAAAAAAATTCTTCGCTTGATTTTTGTGTAGCAAATGCTGCTAGCTAATATAAATTAACAGCAATCGATGCGATGTTAATTAAAAGGCCCCTAAAAATGTTTGTTCATGGCAGATTAATTAAGATGGGTGGGGGTAGGCAgacaatttcatttcattttattttacgTTTAAAAAAATGTGCAAGAAAGATCGATAACTGTAACAACGAATTGCGTCTTTGACTTTCATTgtgcaaaataaattaatttcactTAAAAAAACCTTGCTATTGAtggcaatttaaaaaacaattgagaaatatttaatttgcctTCAATTGAAAGAAGAATGCTTgtctgtacatacatataagtaaaaatattgtacatacaaatacacaAATGATAATAAACTTTTTCGACTTATTCGGCAATTCTTAAAATTGGCCTTTGCTCAATTAGGACCTTCAATTATCACAAACCGCAGAGCGCGTTTGGGGCGACACGAGCTAAACttatgaatgaaaaaaaaacaataagaacaacaacaacaaaaaatgtcaaactgatgttttGATAATTAATGCAAATTAAGAATTTCATATTAATTGGTTTCAGTGTATGAAGTACCAGACTAACGGTTGATCGTCGCCATATTTAGGCCAAATGCAATGCAGCTGAAGCAGAAGCAGCACCAGCTGACTCGCTGACCA
The nucleotide sequence above comes from Drosophila willistoni isolate 14030-0811.24 chromosome 2L unlocalized genomic scaffold, UCI_dwil_1.1 Seg72.1, whole genome shotgun sequence. Encoded proteins:
- the LOC6637854 gene encoding mediator of RNA polymerase II transcription subunit 9; the encoded protein is MELSPVNQSLIEDRKPILTADGLVQTSNSPFEPAISQETQTSNGIGGGSGGGSGSGSGSVSGQLTVDQLEIEILPIIYDIVRCVEKDPLENAVKLRESQDCNHKIFELQKRFESAREQIRQLPGIDYNKEEQLQRQELLRSQLKLKQQLIRKYKDTEF